A portion of the Lolium rigidum isolate FL_2022 chromosome 1, APGP_CSIRO_Lrig_0.1, whole genome shotgun sequence genome contains these proteins:
- the LOC124680375 gene encoding manganese-dependent ADP-ribose/CDP-alcohol diphosphatase-like encodes MLAHPGGVGVIRASAAREPLFSFGVIADVQYADIPDGRSFLGVPRYYRHSITVLQRAVRSWNSHKAGVKFCVNFGDIVDGFCPKDRSLSAVQAVVAEFDRFRGGPAYHMLGNHCLYNLPRSELVSVLRMPGRAYYEFSPWPGYRFVVLDAYDFSAVGWPRDHPVALAARRFLEERNPNADKNSPTGLAGEDRRFVMFNGGVGEEQLRWLDGALRSASRRGETVVVCSHLPLHPGAASPAGLMWNYEEALAVVHRHGCVAACLAGHDHKGGYAVDARGVHHRTLEAALECPPGTDSFGRVDVFPGRLSLAGSGRMASTDMPLPVPRVS; translated from the coding sequence ATGCTAGCTCACCCGGGCGGGGTCGGGGTGATCCGGGCGTCGGCGGCCAGGGAGCCCCTCTTCTCCTTCGGCGTCATCGCCGACGTTCAGTACGCCGACATCCCGGACGGCCGCTCCTTCCTCGGCGTGCCTCGGTACTACCGCCACAGCATCACCGTGCTCCAGCGGGCGGTCCGGAGCTGGAACAGCCACAAGGCCGGCGTCAAGTTCTGCGTCAACTTCGGGGACATCGTCGACGGCTTCTGCCCCAAGGACAGGTCGCTGTCCGCCGTGCAGGCCGTGGTGGCGGAGTTCGACCGGTTCCGCGGCGGCCCGGCGTACCACATGCTCGGCAACCACTGCCTGTACAACCTCCCCAGGAGCGAGCTGGTGTCCGTGCTGCGGATGCCTGGCCGCGCCTACTACGAGTTCTCGCCGTGGCCCGGGTATAGGTTCGTGGTGCTGGACGCGTACGACTTCAGCGCCGTCGGGTGGCCGCGCGACCACCCGGTGGCGCTGGCGGCGAGGCGGTTCCTGGAGGAGCGGAACCCCAACGCCGACAAGAACAGCCCCACCGGGCTGGCCGGGGAGGACCGGCGGTTCGTGATGTTCAACGGGGGAGTCGGCGAGGAGCAGCTGCGGTGGCTGGACGGCGCCCTGCGGAGCGCGTCCCGGCGCGGGGAGACCGTGGTGGTGTGCAGCCACCTGCCGCTCCACCCGGGCGCGGCGTCCCCCGCGGGGCTGATGTGGAACTACGAGGAGGCGCTGGCCGTTGTGCACCGGCACGGCTGCGTCGCGGCGTGCCTCGCCGGGCACGACCACAAGGGCGGGTACGCCGTGGACGCGCGCGGCGTGCACCACCGCACCCTCGAGGCCGCGCTCGAGTGCCCGCCAGGCACCGACTCCTTCGGCCGCGTCGACGTGTTCCCCGGCAGGCTCTCGCTTGCCGGTTCCGGCAGGATGGCCAGCACCGACATGCCGCTCCCCGTACCCCGAGTGAGCTAG
- the LOC124680365 gene encoding cytochrome c1-2, heme protein, mitochondrial, with product MAAGRGLSQLLRKTLHSQSSGSSVLSSFRAKNEESSAGLRALALLGVGASGLLSFGTIASADEAEHGLAAADYPWPHEGILSSYDHASIRRGHQVYQQVCASCHSMSLISYRDLVGVAYTEEETKAMAAEIEVVDGPNDEGEMFTRPGKLSDRFPQPYPNEQAARFANGGAYPPDLSLITKARHNGQNYVFALLTGYHDPPAGVQIREGLHYNPYFPGGAIAMPKMLMDGAVEYEDGTPATEAQMGKDVVSFLSWAAEPEMEERKLMGVKWIFLLSLALLQAAYYRRMRWSVLKSRKLVLDVVN from the exons ATGGCTGCCGGCAGGGGCCTCAGCCAGCTTCTGAGGAAAACTCTTCATAGCCAGTCGTCT GGCTCATCTGTGCTCTCCTCGTTCCGGGCAAAGAATGAAGAGTCTTCTGCTGGACTAAGAGCATTGGCTCTTCTTGGAGTTGGTGCTTCTGGTCTCTTAAGTTTTGGTACGATAGCATCTGCTGATGAAGCTGAGCATGGTTTGGCAGCGGCAGACTACCCCTGGCCGCATGAGGGCATTCTTAGCTCTTACGATCACGCATC AATCCGGCGTGGACACCAAGTTTACCAGCAAGTGTGTGCATCTTGCCACTCCATGTCATTGATTTCATACCGTGATTTGGTTGGGGTGGCCTATACTGAAGAGGAAACCAAGGCAATGGCTGCTGAAATTGAAGTGGTTGATGGTCCTAATGATGAGGGTGAAATGTTCACACGTCCTGGCAAGCTGAGTGATCGCTTCCCGCAGCCTTATCCAAATGAACAGGCAGCCCGATTTGCAAATGGTGGGGCATATCCTCCGGACCTCAGTCTTATCACAAAG GCAAGGCACAATGGCCAGAACTACGTGTTTGCTCTTCTTACTGGTTACCATGACCCACCTGCTGGTGTTCAG ATTCGTGAGGGTCTGCATTACAATCCCTACTTCCCTGGTGGTGCCATAGCCATGCCTAAGATGCTTATGGATGGAGCTGTTGAGTACGAAGATGGTACTCCTGCAACTGAAGCCCAG ATGGGCAAGGATGTTGTGTCGTTCTTGTCGTGGGCAGCTGAGCCTGAAATGGAAGAGAGGAAACTG ATGGGCGTCAAATGGATCTTCCTACTGTCACTTGCACTTCTCCAAGCCGCATACTACCGTCGCATGAGGTGGTCGGTCCTCAAGTCCCGCAAGCTGGTCCTGGATGTCGTCAACTGA